In the Zingiber officinale cultivar Zhangliang chromosome 5A, Zo_v1.1, whole genome shotgun sequence genome, attccggaaaaatcccttatcattttcggtattttacacggaTTATGAGCTattggcagagtagctccagtgtgggcttgaagttgttgttgctgttgttgcaaGGCTTTCTGTACATGagagttgatgagaaaatccaaatcctcacgactaatagtaagtaggtttgattttccggcctcttccatcctgtagtctcagattcaggtgaatttcccacagatagcgtcaaatttgatcatgtctgagaagctggacacgacggagatccgaaagaaggaaacccaccgtgctgatgaagaatGATGTCCACAGAATACCGATTcgagaaatccaaagcggatcgggaaaaaatAGAGTCACCGGAGGTTTTCCTCGTACGAAGACCTGATGACGAAGAAGAACACcaactctgaagagaagaaacccatatccgaagcttccaagacttcctgcgcacaagagaccagccaacactttcgtcagtgacctaagaccggggtgggaatccttggctaggccctccgacgctcaagttagtgatctctcttagtgtggaagaaagaagaaggagatgaacaGTAGTCGAAAATTAGGGTTCTCAAGATGCGTGATGATGTGAACTtatcttgccaacggagaggattctcctttttataccacttcatataacctccgtagtcatgaagtggaccacggtttgttagagtttgttatgagatgacgtcagctgtgtacttatggcggatgatttttaaggaatcttttttgtaccccagatgtaccttcctTGTTGTTTAGCACCTGCAAGATAATCTAacaacacatttcccgccaaaaaataTATAGCACCCGTCATAGAGTTATGTATTGCAGACATCTATTAATTCTCTTGTTTGAAATATTTACCCCTATCCTACTTCACGAGTTTCTTTAAAGTATTTCTGTTAtttctcctttgaggtatatgccaattaatacgaaccttccttctgggaagtatattttgGGTCGATAtgtagacttacctcttattgaggtatgtcccgaccgttattagcctacctcctttgaggtatatagatcttcctcctgggaagcatattttggtcgatatatagacttacctcttattgaggtatgtcccggccgatattagcttacttCCTATTGAAGgcatatcccagccgatattagcctacctcctttgaggtatatagatcttcctcctgggaagtatatttcggtcgatatatagacttacctcttattgaggtatgtctcgaccgatattagcctacctcctttgaggtatatagatcttcctcctgggaagtatatttcggtcgatatatagacttacctcttattgaggtatgtcccggccgatattagcctacctcctttgaggtatatagatcttcctcctgggaagcatatttcggtcgatatatagacttacctcttattgaggtatgtccctgccgatattagcttacttcctattgaaggcatatcccggacgatattagcatacctcctttgaggtatatagatcttcctcctgggaagcatattttcgGTCGATAtgtagacttacctcttattgaggtatgtcccggccgttATTAgcatacctcctttgaggtatatagatcttcctcctgggaagcatattttcgGTCGATATATACTTATCTCCTATTGAGGTATGTCCTGACCGATATTATTCTATCTCCTTAGGTTtattacttcttttttttttccttatcggggacccaccaaacctaacccatatcagcatCTATTGTGACATTTCTGATGACAACAACTATATTTTGACACACGTGCTTGAGATTGTATCCTCTTAGTCCTCCAATGACCTGACTGACTGCTCACATCAGGAGTGTTGATTACATTTCCTTCATCAAAATTTGACTCGTTAATGTTAAAAGTTGAGATTGGATTAACATTTTTTTTGTATGCTTGACGATACATTCCAGCCTTGAAATACTTGTCGCAAAAATCATACAATGACAATGACCTCAACTCGATAGTGGTGTAAGCATGCTTGCATGGAAGCTTATTGATCTGCCAAGCTCTGCATGAACAATTTTTATCTATTAAATCAACAGTAAAGGATTTTTCACCATCAATTACCTCAAACCTCTAATTACATGACCAATGCACTCTCAAATTTCGAAATTCAAGATATACTATAGCAATAGCCTTCTCCTTTCTTGGACTTAATTCCTTAACCATTGTCAATGTTGATTCATGTCGCCGGTACATTATGTTCATGATCTGCATTCGCATATGGTCCACCATAGCCATAATAGGGAGATAACGAGTTGGTTTAACCCAATTATTCTAACACTCGGCTATGTTATTATTTACAACACCCCATCTATCACCAAGAAATAAAGAATTTGCTCAACTTTGAGGATGAGATTGTACACTAAATCCTCTGGCAATTGGCATGGAGttgatgatattatttatatgttgtTCATGTTCTTGCAAAGATGGCGCATACGCAGCTTTCTTAAATACCGAAGACTAGTGCTTTTTGTTATATTTTGGATAACTTTGCAACACCTAAAATGAGGCAAACAAATCATTTTAGATTCAGAACATGTATCTAGACAAAAATAAGTAATTATTTACCTACTTTACAAAATTATCCATTAAATGCCTCAAACAATAGGAATAGTGCTACTCACAAATAATTGCTCAACTGTCTTTATAATCCCAGGATGTCTGTCGGAGAAAAAAGTGAACTTGTTGAACGAAATGCTTTGACATGAAATTAGGACACTTCTCAAATGATAACAAAACTATTCCCAATTAGCATCATTCTCGGCATCCACTATAGAATAATCAATTGTGAAAAAATCATTGTTAGCATCTTTCGACATAGCAATTAGGATACAACCTTTATACTTGTTCTTTATATGAGTCCCATCCAAAAAATTCAACGACCTACAACCAGTAAGAAATTCAACTGCACATGTATGGAAACAAATGAATAGCTATTTGAATTTAGATGTTACGAGATCAATTTGACACTCAGCAACACTGCCAGGATTTGTTTCTCGAATAGCATGCAATACCATCTTAGCCTATCGTAGCATCCCATCTCTGTGCCATAAATATCATGCATCACTAACTCCTTGCCTTTTCACACTTTGTGGTAGTCTAACTTTACCAAATAATCTCTTTACAAGTCTTTTTGAATTGTACAAGGGTGATAAGAGGGCTCTCCTCTCAATTTATCTTTTACCACATTAGCAGTCCAAGTTGCATTGGCTTTAGGATGCCCTCTATAGCGCAGATTGTTCTCACCACATATATGTTGCaggttatattttcatatcacaaATATACTATTTGCTttatattttgaagtataaattcTCCATCCACAACTCCTTTCACTACAAATAGCAATTACCTTCTTGTGGTCatttttgttggagcaatctgggtaccctaggttttgatgtttgggtaaaggtttaagttaggtttattgttgtatttgatatgcattgtgagtgtgcaggatataggtacaacaagaaaagtccaagtgtgatcttggaaaaggaggaaagtccaaggatgagtcttggcggtgtaagtccaagcatatagtcttggcaacgtaagtccaagtgtgacttggcaatggacgaagtcccggaggtgcgacctcttggcaaatgaagacccgacaacaatgacaaggccgatggaagctctagaaggcaagatgtgaaggatggggaggcatctgagggacacaaggctgatggaggaggctagaaagctaggtctaggttggtcgagcgagaacgagtgctgagtgaatgtactcgagggtaaaatcctagaattaggggtaCTGTAGtagcactgtagcgttactgtaacagtactgtagcagtcgactggtggtttcatcagttgactggtgcagtcaactgggagcgaacagaggactggtatcgagtcgttgggctgcaacggtcgaattttcacGAAGGacaatcgactgcatgttttaccagtcgactggtaggcggggttttccaacccgtggcctatataaccaagtattggaagcttggttaaagttgacgaaattagtggtggttaaccctaattagagtctcctagtgcctaagtgatctagcgtgtttgtacaaggttgtggcgaggtttctccatccacaagtagctacacgagctagccggaggttttccggggactcatccaccgacggatcgggatcgtccaccttacggacagccgtggagtaggagcttcatcttcgaaccacgttacacaacgtgtcattgggtttttttcttgtttattgttttctagggttaggtttccttttgtttgttagtatttttgtttccgctgtgcactaacaaacGTAGGAAGCgatgatttgggtgagacgctattcacccccctctagtggacGTCAAGATCCCAACAATTTTTTCTATAAACAAATGAACTTCTTGTAgcaacaacatagtttttaacatatcttctaaaatcagcAGCATCCTTGAAATTTTGCCCTTCTCCATGGATGCAGTTAATTCAAGCATCTATAGTATTCGACAACAGAGCCTGTTTGATCTCCTCATCACTCCTTGACTGTGTTTGTTCCTCCTCAACCCTTACCAGTTTGATATGATTAATAGTGCCAACTTAACTATATCATATGCACTTGTGCTAGATGTAACTATAATATTATCAAAACCACAATACGAAGAGGGATATAATATATGTGACCTCCCTAAATTTAGGTTGTCGTTAACATGTTCGTTTATGCTCTCTACCCTCAAATCGATCATGTTCAGCTTCATGCACATatgaaaatgtatcatgcatattgagcgcatcatcatcatcgttcaAAGTCACATACATCTTATATTGCGGAGCTAGGTATTGCAAAATCATAGATTCGGGAGTAATCTCTGCACATTTTTTGCCAAGACTCGCATACATATCCATCAAACTATAACCATTGAAAATTAACACAAATAACtggttcttgcacttacaactacAAAATACAAGGTTGCAAGGTCCACTTCTAGAATTCATTTTAACCTAATCCATAAAAACATAACGTTTGATTCAATCATATAAAAATTGAAGATCAAAGCTTCATTCATATACAATTCAAGAATTTTTTCTAGAGATTTCCTAATCATTTAAGAATTTTTATATTCAAGAACTAAACAATAAAAATTTACCATCAATTCATCTTTAAATAACACAAACCCAATCAGAAAACTAAACCCCAATTCTTATCTTGTTTACAAATCTAATTTTATTCAACCTCACAAATTTTGAGCATCATACTACTTCAATTGGGTAGGGCTGGCATTTGAGACAAAATTCTTGACCCTTCCTGAATCGCAACCCATTCTTGACCCAAATTTTTTCGGACCCGATCAAAATTGAGAAAAGGATCGGGACCCCAAGCTCTACCCGCTGGGATTCTAGACCTGACCTGACCCAAATAtattactaatatttttttaatttgacttttaAAAAAAGCATGCCTAGGGTTAAAGACTAAAGCTGTAATCGTGTAACATATCTCAATTCTCAATCTCATATTCTCATTCAACAGCCGCACACCTTCGTCGTTCATTTGTTTAATTTGTGCATCATATTGTGATGGTGGCACTCATTTCCAACCGCTGAAGGGGTCTTGCTCGGGATCACTTCCTTTGACGACGACCAAATCTCCCATGGAAGACGAAGGGTAAGAGGAATAGAGAGTTCGGACTTAAGATCTCTTTGTTTTCCCACTGGATTGACTACAACAGGTTGCTTCTTTGAGTCTTTTCACTGCCTCATCATGGATTAAGCCTCAAAATGTAGATCTACTGTAAATTAAGGTAAAGCTCCTTACCATTCTTTGTGCATCATTATCTCGATCCCCATCTCACCATTGCGAATCTACACTCTAGCAACTAATAATTTTTGTGCTAAATAAAACATATGAACTCACAGAAGATAAGATCTTGGTTTTGTTTTTGTCTAACTACAAACCTTGTTATTTCAACAACAACATTCAACGGCTGTTCAACAACCCCTCTCGTTCAATATCATTCAACATCACATTCAACTACGTTCAACAATCGTTCATTCATGGATGCATCTAGCGGAAGTGGTAGCTCTCCTTCCACCACTCAACCTCACACATCATCTCCATCCAAAACACCAATCATTCATGAGGTAGTAGATATTAGAGGTAAAATGAAAAAAGTAGCGGATGTATAGTCACACGCCAGGAAAATTGTATGGAGAAATGACAAAAATGAGgtaattgttgttgttgttatttgcAATTATTGCAAAACTGAAGTTCCTGCCCATAGCATAATGCATGAGAATAATGACATTGATGGGCATGTGAAGAAATACAAAAAGAATCATCATAATGCGGTGAAGTTAGGTTCTTCTCAACCAATCTTAACACAGTCGTCCATGAATAATGCTTTGACACCCCACATCTTTAGCCAAAAAAAAGCTTGAAGATAAGGTTGTCGCATTTGTTGTTAAAGATGAGATGTCGTTTAGGGTAGTGGAAGGGGCAAAGTTTGTAGAGATGATGAAGGAAGCTAAACCTCGATTCAAGATTCCCAACAGAAAGAAAATTGCAACTCTTGTATAGAAATTATATGCAGTGGAGGCGGCTAAGATAAAGAGCGTCATTGGTGATCAAAGGGTAAGTATCATGACCGATATTTGGACCTCAATTCAGAATATCAATTACATGGTAGTCACAACTCATTTCTTGGACAATGATTGGAAATTGCATAAGCGAATAATAAATTTCACCAAGATTACCTCTCATAAAGGAGATGACATTGGCAAAGTTTTAGAAACGTGCTTGAGCAATTGGGGGATAGATAAAGTTTTCACTATCACAGTTGATAATGCTAGCACGAATGATAAAGCAGTGGAGTACATTGGAAAGAGGTTAAAGGAAATGGGTACTCTATTATTTGATGGTGAGTACTTGCATTTGAGATGTTGTTgtcatattataaatttaattgtgaAGAGTAAATTGAAGTTTCTTAATGAGTCAGTTGAGTCCATTAGAAACTGTGTGAAGTATATTCACTCTTCTGAGGCACAGTTGGACCAATTTAGGGAGTATGCTATCCTATTGAAGATGGATAAAATGTCAATCGTTCCAATGGATGCGCCTACGAGATGGAATACCACCTATACAATGCTTTCTGTTGCATACAAGTTTAAGAAAGTTTTTGGTAGGATGACAGAGAATGTTCAATTTGTTGAATACTTTGAAGAGGTAGATGGTTCGGAGAATAAAAAAGAGTGGGGCCTCCTATGGAAAAAGATTAGGAGAAGGCACAAGTCTTTGTGAATTTTCTGAAGAGGTTTCATGATACTACATTGTAACTTAGTGCTATCAAGAAAACTACACCACCCTTGATTTGGGAGAAAATAGGTGCAATGAGGACGGTCATTGACGAGACAATATTTGACACTACTGATCCTTTATTTCAAGAAGTTGCTAAGAGAATGGAGAGTAAGTTCAAGAAGTATTGGGGTAATCTTGAGAAGATGAATAAGCTTGTTTTCCTAGGTCACATTCTAGATCCTCGTTATAAACTTCAAATGATTGGGTTCCATTTGGGAGATATGAAATTGGATGCTAGTAAAATACAATCCTTTGTTGACGGTTTAAAGAATTGTCTAATGGAGTTGCATCATGCATATAAAATGAAGGTGATATACAATCCTTTGTTGGATGATATTAATGGGATTGATGATGGTGATATAGACAAAGATTTGATGGAAATGTATAAAAATGATCCCATTAAACTAAACTACCATATGAAAATGGCTCAAGTAAGAAAAACTCAAAAGTAAGTAGAAATAACTAATGAGGTGGACAAGTGCTTCTCGGATCCTTTTGTGAAATGGAGTTCAAGTTTCGATATTTTGAAATGGTGGAAAGGGAATACAACGACATTTCTAGTCATTTCTAAGATTGCTAAGGATATTTTTTCAATCCTTTCATCTACTTTTGCTAGTGAGAATGCGTTTAGCCTTGCGAGGAGGGTTGTAGATCCATTTAGGGCATCATTGCATCCCAAAATGGTGGAGGCACTAGTGTGTACTAGTGATTGGCTTAGAGGTGAAGAAATTAACTTATATAAGGAGCTGACAGAAGATGAATTCAACTTTTATAAGGATTGTGAAGAAGTGGTCACAAATAAGTAAATATTtaacttatttattaatttttatgagTACTTTGATTTATTGTCTATGCTtggtatataatatatatttatggtTTTATGTAATTGTTGTATTTCTAGCTACTCTTTAGTTGGGTAAACCTTCAGTAATCAGTAGCTATAAAAGATGGCATGTTCATTTGGATTTATTTTTTGATCGGATAATTGCtttagtttttcatttgtaatttttaatcTTGGTATAGATTATAGATTATGCTTATATGATAGTTGTTGTTTGTGGGTACCCTCATGCACATGACAAAGTAATGCATCCTTCTCAAGTGTAAACTCCAAAGTCCAAAGGTCTCATGAAGTTATAGTAAAAGAATAACTAATTGATGTAGTTGTTTAACGAGACAATGACTTaatatgttaaattttattttggatTTGCTTGGATTAAGTGATTAACCAAAAAATTATTTCGTCTGAGTGCTATCATCATCAACTGAAGatcaataaattttttacatATTTATTCATTATTGCTTGAATTTATCATTGCAATGATTTTCATTGTGAATCATTCTGGATTGGTGCTGGTTTTTTTTGTGAATATGAAGAAATACTAGTGCTATTTCCTTGGTAGTCCAATGCATAAGGATGTTTTGTTACCTATTACCTATATCAAGTGCTTTTCTTAGTATTATGCAATCAAGTTTTGCATGTTAAACATTTTACCGTGTGTGGTTCATTAAACATATGCAAAATGATATGGTATCATAGAAGTTATGGGCCATCTCTTGGATACTTATGCATTAATGTATTCAGATTTATTGTACCATGTCAATTATGATGGTAGAAACTAAAGCTCATGTCAGCGTAAGAAATTTCTCTGAAAGAACTTCATATATGAATTCTGCATTTTCGTCCTGCTGCTCACAGCCTTCTTTAAGGTCGTTGTCTTGGATGTAATCAAATGTAACATTTTAGACTTCAATTTGTCCAGAAGTATTACTTCAATCTTTGCAGGCTCAATGATCAATGTCCTCTATTTTGGTTGAAGGTTTCGATTTGTGTTTAAGGTGAAGTAGATTGATTTTCCTACAAGCTCGACGCCATAAAACTAGCTGTCTAGTTCATGTTTCAAACTGCATCATTGGCATACATACATCAAAATGTAACACCAAACTAGATTAGTCTGATTGAGCTACCTTCCTTGACAATGTAGTTTGACAAAATATAAATGATTGTTATCTTGGACTCAAAGTCATATGCAGATATCATTGTGTTTCACTACATCTGCACTGTTATAGGATACTTTGAGCCATTTTATGTTGTAAGCAAGATATTGatatgtatttatattatttttcttgCATGCAAATTGGTCACGGACTTATTAAGCAATGTGAATTAAGTAGGAGACAATATACTACTGCATAATGAAATACAACTCATAATTTAGTCCAACTCATAATTTAGTCGATGGCCAACTGATTTTGTTTAATTGAATTTAAGATCAGCGCCATGTTTTCAttggttgattttgaaaatatttgaatgttTGATTAAATTTAAGATCAGCGCCATGTTCTCATtggttaattttgaaaatatttgaatattaTTTAGGATATCATCTCTCTATCTGACAGGATCCCGAACATTCGAGATCCCGAACATTCGAGTTTCAACACATGTCGAGTACGGGATCGGGaggaaaaaaaatt is a window encoding:
- the LOC121980012 gene encoding zinc finger BED domain-containing protein RICESLEEPER 1-like, whose protein sequence is MRTVIDETIFDTTDPLFQEVAKRMESKFKKYWGNLEKMNKLVFLGHILDPRYKLQMIGFHLGDMKLDASKIQSFVDGLKNCLMELHHAYKMKVIYNPLLDDINGIDDGDIDKDLMEMYKNDPIKLNYHMKMAQAQ